In Granulicella mallensis MP5ACTX8, the sequence CGGCAGCTCGATGGTGTTGGAGATCAGGAGGCCGAGGATGATGGCCCAGAGGACGTACTCGATGCGAGGGAAGGGGACGTGGTGCGCCGATTGGAGCCAGGCGCCGAGGCTCTCCAATCCCTTGCCTGCGACACCGATACCGAAGAGAAGCAGCGTTCCGGGCAGCAACGCGAGAATCTGCTGGGGGCGCGAGGGGCGTTCGGTACTGGGGGGCAACGAGATGGTCTGAGCGGACAAGAAAGGGTTACCAGCCGATGTGATGAATGATGTTCAGTCGAATCAGAGCGGCGAACGCCAGGGCGATCGCGATGGCGACGACATCGGCATTGAAGGCGAGCTTGATGTTGGCGACGGCTTTGGAGGTCTGGAAGCGGGGGGCCATGGATAACTCCTGCTGGATGCTTTGCGTGTGAGGGAAGGAGATCGTGGGCTCAGAAACAGAAAACCCACGCTGCTCGGGGGAGCTGTGCGTGGGTGGTTTGAGCCTGGGGCGAAGGCTTTTAGCCGCTTCGCTTTAGAGCAAACAGACACCGGCGCAACAGCGCGGCATGCGACAACACATGCAACAGAGGGCGGCGGTGTGGATCTGCTTCATCAGGTTTAGAGCCTAACTGGGTGGAGGGGTGGTGTCAAGATTGGGATTAGCGAGTCAGCGGGGAGGTGGGGGAGCCAAAGCTGTATGACAGGTTGTACACTCATCGGCGAGGTCATGAGATGAATGTGCGGTTGATAGCGGTTTTGGCGGTCGGAACGATGTTGGCTGGGGGAAGTGCGGCGCGGGCGCAGGGCGATCCGGCGCGGGCGTTTGATGCGGCAACTGCCGCAATTCGGAAGCCGGGAACGACGGTGCGGATCGACCTGATTGGCGATTCGACCCAGACCAACAACGCCGGCTATGGCCGTGGATTCTGCGCTAACTTTACGGCGCAGGTGGACTGCGTGAACATGGCGCGTGGCGGAGCCAGTACGGGGACGTTCCGTGAACTGGGCCTGTGGGACCGCTCACTGGCCACCAAGCCGGACTACATGGTGATTCAATTTGGGCACAACGACTTCGTGACAGCCGAGCATCTGCCCCGGCAGGTGCCGCTGCCCCAGTACATCGAGAACCTGAAGCGGTATGTGACCGAGGCCCGCGCGGCGAAGATTACGCCGGTGCTGGTGACTCCGCTGACGCGGCGATACTTCGGCACGGATGGCAAGGTCCACTCCGACCTGCAGGAGTACAGCGAAGCCATGCGTGGCGTGGCGCGTGAGATGAAGGTTCCGTTGATCGAGCTGCAGAACGAGAGCATCGCTTATCTGGACAAGGTGGGCGAAGCCGAGGGTGACAAGCTCGCGATCACGAAGAAGGACACGGACGGCAAGACGATCTTCGACAAGACGCATTTGGACTGGGCGGGGAGTTACGTCTTCGGGCGCATGGTGGCGGTCGACCTGGGGAAGGCCGTGCCTTCTCTGAAGAAGTATGTGCGTCCTGAGGCTGCGACGCTTCCTCCCGAGGGGGAGAAGGCGATGCGCATTATCAACGGCGGTCCGGCAATGATTGTGCTGGTAGGGGACTCCACCGTAGCGACCGAAGGTGGATGGGGGCCGGGCTTTTGCGCGGTGATGACGAAGAACATTACGTGCATCGACGATGCGCTGAATGGGCGCAGCACGAAGAGCTTTCGCGATGAGGGTGCATGGAAGAAGGCGCTGGACCACAAGGGCGACTACTACCTGATCCAGTTTGGGCACAATGACGAGAAGACCGACGAGAAGCGTCACACCGATCCGGAGACGACTTACGCGGCGCAGATTCGGCAGTACATCACAGAAGCCCGGGCGATTGGTGCGGTGCCGGTGGTGCTTTCGCCGCTGGCGCGGAGGACGTTCAAGGACGGCAAGCCCTCGAACGACGATCTGCGGCTCTATGCCAATGCCGCGCGGCGTGTGGCGGAGGAAGAGGACGTGACGTTCATCGATCTGCTTTCGCTTTCGACTGCGGTGCTGGCCAAGGGCACGCAGGCGGATGCGGACACCTTCAATGCGGTGGGGCATGAGGATGCGCGGGCTGAGCAAGGCAAGTCGGGGATCGACCGGACGCATTTGGACGACAAGGGCAAGGCTGTATTCGGGCGGATTGTTGCCGATAACCTTGTGCGCACTCGGGTAGAGTTGGGGCCGGATGTGATTGGTGTTCCGGCGCAGGCCGCTGCCGCGGTGCCGACGCAGGCTGCGCCTACGGATGGGAAGTAAGTCTTCTATTTTGAAGAGGGTCTACTGACCAGTCGAGGATCGAAGTTCGCGGTTTGCGATTTTACGATGGTGATGCGAGCTGAGTCAGGATGCAGTGGATTCAGCAGGTAGTTGAAGGTATGGGGAAGGATGGCAGAGGGAACGCGTGCAAGCGCTGAACGTCGCGATTTCAGCCATGTATCGCCAAGGCTTCGCGTGAGTGCAATATTTGATTTCCAACGCTCGCCCCGGGGAACGTTGAGAAGTGGAATCCGCAATTTGGGCGGAACAGAAATTTGCAACAGCTTATAACTTGGCGGGAGTTCATTCTCATTGAGTTCGAGGTGTACAAGCACTTCGATGAGTGCGCCTGGAGGAGAGGCGGCTAAATAGACAATGGGTGAGCCTGCGCTATGCCAGCGCGCCGCATAGCGACGACCGCCCTCGCCGTTCAGAGAACGATAGTTGCTGATTCGCCAGAGTTCCACTAGGCAAACATGCCTTCGTCGATTTGGCCGAGCATCTCTTCTACCATGCGAGCGCCCACTTCCGTGCGGAGCATATCCATGGGGGTGCGACCGTCGAAGCGCTTTTTGGGTTTATTGAGCCAGGTCCGGGCAAGATCGGGATCCTCAAAGACGGCGACCGTATGGTCGAAGACGCGGACGAGGCGCGCCAGCTTATCGGACTCATCCGTAGAGAGCGATTCCTTGCGCGCTCGCCGATGCTTGAGCGTGCGTGCCGGAATAACCACCTCGTAGATGTCTTTGAGCGGTAATCCGGAGGTTGCGACGAAGTCGGACATTGCGGCAACGGGCACCCCGGACTCCACACTGGCCAGGTTGAGATGCAGGGTGGTCAGGAGTGGGGTCGAGAAGACCGGCTTGGCTGCGCTTGCCATGGAGACATTATGCCATAAAGAGAGAGGCATAATGTCTCCATGAGGGTTGAGTTGGGGAACTCCATAAGCTAGGCGATAGCAGAGCTAACCAGTGCTTTAGCTTCGGCTTGAATCTCCTTCAGGTGGTCTGCGCCGTGGAAGCTTTCGGCGTAGATCTTGTAGACGTCTTCCGTCCCGGAGGGGCGTGCGGCGAACCAGCCGTTTTCGGTGGTGACCTTTAGCCCGCCGATGCTGGCCTTGTTGCCGGGAGCTTCGGTGAGGATCGCGGTGATGGGTTCGCCTGCCAGCGTGGTTGCCGTGACCTGCTCGGGGGAGAGCTTGGACAGCTTGGCCTTTTCTTCCTTCGTGGCTGCGGCGTCGATGCGCTGGTAGACGGGTGAGCCGTACTTGGCGGTGAGTTCGTTGTAGTGCTGGCCGGGATCTTTGCCGGTGCGGGCTGTCATCTCGGCAGCGAGCAATCCGAGGATGAGGCCGTCCTTGTCGGTCGTCCAGACGGTGCCGTCGCGGCGCAGGAAGGTTGCGCCCGCGGACTCTTCGCCGACGAAGCCCAGCTTGCCTTCGAGCAGCCCGTCGACAAACCACTTGAAGCCTACCGGCACCTCGAGCATCGGGCGGTTGAGGCCTTTGGCTACGCGGTCGATGATGCTCGATGAGACCAGCGTCTTGCCGATGCCGACCTGCGCCGACCAGTGGGGCCGGTGCGTGCAGAGATATTGAATGCAGACAGCAAGGTAGTGATTGGGATTGAGCAGGCCTGAAGACCGCGTGACGATGCCGTGGCGATCGTGGTCGGTGTCGCAGGCCCAGGCCACATCGAACTTGTCCTTGTTCGCGATCATGCTGGCCATTGCGTTGGGTGAGGAGCAGTCCATGCGGATACGTCCGTCCCAGTCGAGGGTCATGAAGCGGAAGGTGGGATCGACGTAAGGATTCAGGATCTCGAGCGGCAGCTTATACTGCTCGGCGATACGCGGCCAGTAGTCGACGCCCGCGCCGCCGAGAGGATCGACCGCGAGCTTGAGGCCGGTGCCGTTCAGCGCTTCGAAGTCGATGACGTTTGCGAGATCGTTAACGTAAGCGGTGATGAAGTCGTGGCGATGCGTGGTCTCCGCGGCGAGGGCCTTCGCAAAGGAGAGGCGGTGGACGCCCTGCAGCTTAGCCGCGATCAGTTCGTTGGCGCGGTTCTCGATCCACTTGGTCGCACTGGTGTCCGCGGGGCCGCCGTTGGGTGGGTTGTACTTGAAGCCGCCGTCCTCGGGCGGGTTGTGCGAGGGCGTGATGACGATGCCGTCGGCACGCTCTTTGGCGCCGCTGCCGTTGTACTCCAGGATCGCGTGCGAGAGCACGGGAGTTGGCGTATAGCCAAGGTCCTTGTCGATCATGACCGTTACACCGTTGCCGCTCAGCACCTCGAGAGCGGCGATGAATGCGGGCTCGGAGAGAGCGTGCGTGTCCTTGGCGAGGAAGAGCGGACCGTCGGTCTTCTGCTCCGCTCGAAACTCGCAGATGGCCTGCGTGATGGCAATGATGTGTGCGTAGTTGAAGCTGGTGGTCAGCGACGATCCGCGATGTCCGCTGGTGCCGAAGCTGACGCGCTGCGCCGGGTCTTCCGGATTGGGGTGGCCGGCGTAGAACGCCGCCACGAGACGCGGCAGATTGACGAGCTTATCGGGGGATGAGAGGTGGCCGGGGGTGTTGAGCGGTGCGTCGATGGACATGAGGGAAGGATAAAGCAGAAGGGCAGGGATTAGGGATTAGGGACTAGGGATTAGTCGTTGCACGAGCCCGTTTTCTAATCCCTAATCCCTGTTCCCTAATCCCTGTGTTCTACTGCGGTCCGTGATATTCCTCTACGGGATCGGCGCTGTGGACCCAGGCGGAGTAGATGAGGTCGCGGAGTTCGATGGCTCCGGCGGCCAGGCGCTCCTCGGCGAAGGTTTTGGCTTCCGGTGTGCCTGCGTCGGTAAAGCCGCCGGTCTTCTCGATCTGGTAGGTCTTTTCGACGAAACTGTTGGTGTGGCGCAGATAGTTGAGATAGCTGGTCCACTCGTCGTCGATGGGTTTGGGCTGGGTTGCGGCGACCAGTGGAGCGACGTCGGCAGGCTTGATGTTCGCTGAGACGTACAGGCTCTCGAAGAGGGAGTGGATCTTGTGGTCGGTGGTGTAGCCGTTGGGATTGGGGCCGGTCCAGCCGTTGTACTGGATGGTCGTGTGCAAGGGCTGCGAGCCGTCGCCAACATAGTGACCAAGCCAGCCCGCTTCAAAGAGGATGACTGTCTGGACGGGAGCGGTGTCCTTGTTGGCGGCGACGAGTTTGCGGTACTCGCGAAGGTCGGTCTTCAGGCGTTGCCAGACTTCCTCGACCTGCCAGGGTTGCAGTCCGACGTTCTCTTTCAGCACTACGTCCGGATGCTTCGGCTGCGCGGCGGCAAGTGCGCGCAGAAAGTCGTAACGCTCTTTGGGGAAGCTATAACCGGCGATGCAGTTGGGTGTGCCTTCGGCGCAGGGTGTGGCAGCGTAGAGGGCCTCTTCGTAGTCGAAGAAGTGGTCGGGCGATTGGGTGTCGCTGAGTTCTTTTTCGTTGCGGCCTTTCCAGCGGTCGGGCTCGGGGCCGAGGTACTCCATGGTGTCGAGTGCGTTGCCGTTGCGGAGGAACGCCGGGACGTCTGACGGCAGATACTGCGCGGCAAGACGGTTGATCATCATGTGACCGTCGCGTCCCCAGGCCCAGGCGGGCTGCGCGGCGAGGACGCTGAGAAGGGAAGTCGCGACGGCGACGCGGGTGAAGGCGGAGAGCTTTTGCATAATGGGCAGTATACGGATGGGGTGTTAACGGAGTTGCTGATGCTTTTAGTTTTTGCTGTTGTTTTTGCTTTTCTGGTTGTCATTCCGACCCTGAGCGAAGCCGAAGGGGAGTGAACTTGTTTTCTCCCGTTTTTAACTCATGCCGGTACAAGCTATGCCACTTAGTTCCTATATGCGATTTCTAGGTGGTACGAACAAAGAACGGGAGACAGCAGGTTCGCTCGCTGCGCTCGGAATGACAACCAGAAAGGCAACAGCAACGACAACAACAACGACAAGAGCAACGACAAGAGCAGAAGCAGATTCCCTGCGGGAATGACAAGCCAGAAAAGCAAGGGCAAGAGCAAGAGCAAGAGCAAGAGCAAGAGCAAAAGCAAGAGCAAAAGCAAGAGCAAAAGCAAAAGCAAGAGCAAGAGCAAGAGCAAAAGCAAAAGCAAAAGCAAAAGCAAAAGCAAAAGCAAGAACAACGGTGACAGCTACACCAGTACTGGTTCTTCCGCCAGCACAGGACTGCCGAAGACCCTGCGGTAGCGAGCGATCTCTTCGACGGGCCCCGTTGCTTTGCTGGCGTTGTCCGAGAGCTTGACCGTGGGCTGTCCGTCCGCGCTGGTGACCTTGCACACGAGGCTGATCGGCTCGAAGGTGTCTTCACCGCGCGGGTGGCAGTCGCGGAAGTCGTTGGTCAGCAGGGTGCCCCAGCCGGCGCTGAAGCGGATGCGGCCGTTGAAGTACTCATGCAGGCGGATGATGGTGTCGACATCGAGCCCGTCCGAGGCGATGAGGCGTTTTTTGCGCGGGTCTTCCCCGTGCTTTAGGAGCCAGGAGATGTACTCGTCCCCGGCGATGAACGGATCTTTGGAGTCGACGCGCTCACCGGTCCATTTGGCAACCCAGTCGGGCGCTCCTTCGAGGAACTGCGTGGTGCCGAAGGTGTCGGGCAGGGCGATGAGCAGCTCTCCGCCGTAGCTGCGCTGCCACAGCTCCAGCACCTTGTACTGCGAGGTGCGGAGTTCCTGGTCGCTGCCGCGCGCAGCCATCGCGGCCATGGCCATCGGCAGCTCGTGCGCGTTGGTGCCGATGGCTTCGAGGTTGTGCTTATAGGCCAGCGCCGTGTTTGAGGTGCCGGAGAGCCGGTTGCCGAGCGCGGAGGAGAGGGCCTCGACCGCATACTCCTGCCACAGGAAGCTGTGGCGGCGGCGCGTGCCGAAGTCGGAGAGGCGCAGGCCTTCGACGGCGCGCAGCTTTTCGATCTTGTCCCAGAGGCGTGTCTTGGCACGCGCGTAGAGCACGTCGAGCTCCAGCTCGGAGAGCTCTGCCAGGGCCGCGCGCGTCTTCATCTCGCTGACGATGGCGAGCGAATAGACTTCCCACATCGTGACTTCAGTCCACAGGCCCGAGAAGCGGATGACGAGCTGGCCGTCGTGCTCGTGAATCTCGTAGTCGCTCAGGCGGAAGTCATGCTCCAGCCAGTCGAGGAACTCCGGCTGAAAGATCTGGCGTACGCCGTAGAACGTATTGCCGGCCAGCCATACAAGCTCCGACCGGCGGTAGCGCAGACCGCGCACATGCTCCATCTGCTCACGCAATGCGATGGCGGAGATACGTTCGGCCAGCTTGACCTTCAAGGTGCGGTTGTAGATCTCGCTCGTTACGGGGATGGCAGGAAAGTTCTTCCAAATGAACTGCAGCATCAGCAGCTTGTAGAAGTCGGTGTCGAGCAAAGAGCGCACGATAGGATCGAGCTTCCAGTTATGGTTATGCGCGCGCTCGGCGAAGTTAACGTTCATGTGTCGTTTCCTCTGGCATTTACAGGGTATCAACGCCAGGGAGACAACGTAGATACAAGGAGTTTGTCCCAACTCTATATCTCAGAGATAGGAGCGCGAAAATTTATTTTATGGAATAAAAGACAAGGTGGCTTGACATGACAAGGAGGTAGAAATAATATACTTGACAAATCAATATGACATTAATGCTCTAGATTCATGAACGATTTCGCCAATATCCGCACTCTTCAGCAAGCCATTATCGAGTTCTCAAACCCCGATAAGTGTATTGAGTACGTGGTTTCCATGCGCTGGCCTGATGGTGTCGTAATCTGCCCCATATGCGGACGGAATGACGTGACTTGGCTTTTGACTCAGCGCAAATGGCAATGCAAGTCCAAGCACGCCAAACGTCAGTTCTCCGCAAAAGTGGGAACTATCTTCGAGGATTCTCCCCTGGGTCTGGACAAGTGGCTGATGACCGCATGGATGATCGTCAATTGTAAGAACGGCGTGTCGTCCTATGAGATTTCGCGCAACATTGGCGTCACTCAGAAATCCGCATGGTTCATGCTTCAGCGTCTGCGGTTGGCGATGAAGTCTGACGATAGCGGCATGAGGGGGGATCTGGTGGCGCCGTAGAGGCTGACGAATGCTTTATCGGCGGCATTCCCAAGAATCTCCACCTCGGCAAGCGTGTAGGGGCAGATAAGAAGGTTCCTGTCGCTGGTATCCTTGACCGCACCACTCGCCAAGTTCGCGCAGCTGTTGTGCCAAACGTGCGGATGGAAGTGCTTTGCAATCGCATCCTCGACAACATAGGCAAGGGGTCGAATGTCTACACTGGCGGCTGGATGGCTTACCAGAATCTCGGCTATGCCGGATTCATTCACGACACCGTCAACCACGTTGACGAGTATGTGAATGGCCAAGTCCACACTCAGGGTATCGAGAACTTCTGGAGCCTACTGAAGCGCACCATCAAAGGAACCTATGTAGCCGTCGAACCGTTCCACCTTGAACGCTACGTTGACGAGCAGGTGTTTCGGTTCAATACCAGCAAGTCCATGAATGACGGGCAGCGCTTCAAGAAAGTTTTATCGCAGGTCGCGGGAAAGCGGCTCACCTTCGCAAAGGTCACCGGCAAGGTGGGAGAAAACCGGTTCTAATGCGAACCGGAAACGCCAGGGGAAGGGGAAGCGGAGGTCTTAGGCCCCCGCTTCTTTCCAATTTTGATTCGTTGGCTGTCCTCAGAAAGACGGCGTTGCATCTCCTTTTTACCGAGGCTCAGAACTCTTTTCATCACGTTGTCGAATTTTTCTTTTTGGTTCATTCCACACGCCTTCCATAAGGAACAGAAACCGCCCTACGTTCAAATAGTAGTTTGGATACGCCTTCTTGAGGTCTTTCAATTTGCTGACCATAACGAGCACGACTTGCTGGCTTGGATCGTTGAAATACAACTTCTCCAACTGCATGTAGAAATCCAACGCCGCTTCCAATTGGTCTTTAGTGAAGGGCGTCTTGTTGATCATCTTTTCGTCTAGATCAAGCCGAAGAACATAAGCCACCTCGCCAGGAATCTTGGCCTTACTGATTCTTTCGACGCTACTGGATAGCCCTTCAAGTTTTTGCCGAATCCGCAACTCCGCATCCAAAACCCGTATCTCTTCAGTCAATTCAGAGAGAGTGTTTGGGGTATCTGGCACCGTAGGTGTCTTCTCTTTCAATGCAATTACACTTGATGCCAGCGCAAAGAACCTTCTCCATTTCAGGTCGCCTCCGCCAGTTTTGATGTTTTGATGCAATAGCGAGTCAACCGTTTCCACTGCTGTCGCCCAAGCATGCTGCGCATTTGTACGAATCTGAACCTCAATCAAGCGGCCTGCTAAGTTCTCGTGCTTCATAATCTTTGGGTGGTATTTAGAAATGAGATGAATGCCTCGATACCCGTCAGGTTTTGGTCTGTCTATGTAGTTGGTTAGATCGCATTGGAACTTTTGCGCAAGTTGGTACGCCGTTAGCACGTTTTTCACTACTGCCCGGCACCCTCCAATGTCTTGCATGCGCGCCAACTGCATCCCCGGCTGGCGTTTAAGCTTGACCATCACCGATGGGATTCGCTTTAGTCGCTGAGATACCAGAGCGGAAGGATCGAGTTTTCGGGCGCGAGTTCCCAGAGTCATAAAACTCGCCTGTAGAGGATGGATGTGCGAACTTCTCCACGCCCCAAGAACATCTAGGGCATGGCTCAATTCGTCAGAAAGACGCCCGTCGCCGTGGTCGCGGATACAGTCGCCTGCCCTGCTGACCTCTTTTTTTGTGTAGGGGAAATCCACGAACAGCCCCTCCTAAATCAAGTATGTTTCACGTGACAAGGTACACCTTTTCTCGGTTGATTCGTCAAGTAAGTTATTGCCAAGGAGACTTTACGTAAAGTGAGCTTGTCATTAGGACAGGGAGACAAGACATGCTAAGTCCCGCAGCACGGAAGTACAGGAAGACCAGTTTTATGGTTTTGGCCGGATACCTGGTCTTGTTCCCGGCAGCCAGTTATGTTGCCGATCGGATTCACCCTACAGGTGCCGTCCTATGGATGCTGGCGGTGCTGCCGGTGCTCCCCATCCTTGGGGTGATGTCTTTGATGGGCCAATATCTTCGGAACGAAAAAGACGAGTACAAACGTGATCTCGCTGTTCGCTGTCTTCTATGGGGAACCGCGGGCATGGTGATCGTAAATCTGTTCTCGACTTACCTGCGCATCTTCGGTTGGAATGGGCAGTTGTTTCCGTTCAGCGAGTTCTTTGTGTTCTTGGGTTTCATGCTGGTTGCGAAGATCTCGTACCGCATGTCGAACCGGGTGCCTGCCGATGAATAACCGGCTGCGAGTCTTGCGGGCGGAGAAAGGATGGTCGCAGGCCGATCTGGCGGACAGGCTGGAGGTCTCGCGGCAATCAGTGAACGCCATCGAGACGGGGAAGTACGATCCGTCGCTGCCGCTGGCGTTTCGGATTGCGCGGCTGTTTGATCAGCGGATTGAAGAGATCTTCGAGGACGAGGCGTGACAAATGTCAGGTCGCTTTGCTGACACGCTTCACTCGCGATCAGGTGATGAACCTATCAGGCTAAGGAGAATGGAAATGATAAGTATCAATCGCAAGTGGTCTACTGAGTTGCGCCTGGCTTATATCGCTATTTTGTTCTTCATCGTGGCCCAGTATGTGGTGAATGAAAGGCCGTGGGACCACATCTTTCGCATCGCGGGCCTGCTCACTTATATTGCGTCGATGTTCTTAGCTCTACACAAGCAGCGCCGCAATTTATAACGAATTTTTCCATCCTATGAAGGGAATCAAATCATGAAAATCTTTCGTGTTCTCGTTATGCTGGCCTTTGTTCTCGGTGGTATCGCCCTGCTGTGTGTGCCGTCACGCGGCCAGACCGCGAAATCTTTCGCGCCTACACGTTTCACCATCACGGACGCGGGTACGGTGGGCAAGCCGGATGTCGTGCTGATTCCGGGACTCGCAAGCTCGAAGGCGGTGTGGGACGGAGAAGCAAAGCTGCTGGCTCCGAACTACCGGCTGCATATTGTGCAGATTGATGGCTTTGCCGGAGCTCCGGCCGGGCCGAATGCTACGGGGGCGTTTCTCGCGCCGGTGGTCGAGGAGTTGCACGCTTATATCGTCGCGAACAAGATTCATCCAACAGTGATGGGGCATTCGCTGGGCGGGCTATTGACGCTGATGCTCGCGGATAAGCATCCGGAGGATGTCAGCAAGCTGATTATTGTGGACTCGTTACCCTTCTATGCGGTGGTGTTCAACCCGGCGGCGACGGTGGATACGGTCAAGCCGCAGGCCGATGCGATACGGCAGCAGTTGATTGCCGCTCCTGCCGCCCAGTTTGCGGCGATGCAACCGCTGATGGTGGCGGGTATGGTGAAGAACGCGGACGGGCAGAAGCTAGTCGTGGCAAGCTCGATTGCGAGCGATCGAACGGTGTTCGCCAATGCCATGTACGAGGATCTGCAGACGGATTTGCGCGGCGATGTCGCGACGATCAAGACGCCGATGCTGATGCTGTATCCGTACGATGCCACGGCGCAGGGGGCTGACCCGGCGAAGGTGGATACGATCTATACGACGGCGTATGCGGCGAAGCCGAATGTGAAGCTGGTGCGGATCGACGACTCGCGGCACTTCATCATGTACGACCAGCCGGAGAAGTTGGATGCAGCGGTGGAGAGCTTTTTGAAGTAGGGCGCGCTTTTTGCGAGGGGTGGAGTCGAAGGACCCGAGGGGCTTGACCCTACCCGAGCTGTCGGGACCTTTTCCAGCACGAAAGCCCGGACTCGAGCGTTCGAGGTAGAAAGGGGTGAAGGGCATGGGCAGGATGGTGAACCTCGGGGTCCTTCGGTCCTGAGCGTAGCCGAACGGACGCGTCCCCAAAGGCCGGGACGCTTCGCTCAGGATGACGATTCTGTGGGGAGATGAAACAGAAGCTATGCGTGCATCGAGCCCGGTTGTGGTCTAAGACGAGGTCTTCGATGCCTCATTCAGATTTCAGGGTGGGGCATCCCCTTTATCTTGCGCGAAGTTCTTCGATTTCAGGCAGTTGTATTCTGAAAACAGGGGCTGGTATTTGAACCTTGTATAGGGACGATAGGCGCTGCTGGCTGTTTCCGTGAAATTCACAGAAATCCTTATCGATATTGGCTCAAACACGATATTCTGATAGTCAATATGCCTACGAAAAAAGAACTCCTCCAAGCTCAGATCCAGCACATCGACATCAAGCAGCACAACGTTGTCGCGCTGGTCGATGCCATGGCATCCATGGCTTACAGCTCGCGCGATCTCGCGCGTGCAGCGAGCATCTACGACATGATGCTGCGCGATACCGAATGCGGTGTCATCCTTTGCCTCGCCGGTTCGATGGTCTCGGCCGGCCTGCAGAAGGTCATCGTCGACCTGGTGCGCAACAACATGGTCGACGCGATCGTCTCGACCGGCGCCAACATCGTCGACCAGGACTTCTTTGAGGCTCTCGGCTACCGGCATTACATCGCGGGCGAAGAGTACAAGTACGGCGCGGGCGATGCCGAGCTTCGCGACCTGGCCATCGATCGCATCTATGACACGTTCATCGACGAGGACGAGCTGCGCATCT encodes:
- a CDS encoding GDSL-type esterase/lipase family protein, whose product is MNVRLIAVLAVGTMLAGGSAARAQGDPARAFDAATAAIRKPGTTVRIDLIGDSTQTNNAGYGRGFCANFTAQVDCVNMARGGASTGTFRELGLWDRSLATKPDYMVIQFGHNDFVTAEHLPRQVPLPQYIENLKRYVTEARAAKITPVLVTPLTRRYFGTDGKVHSDLQEYSEAMRGVAREMKVPLIELQNESIAYLDKVGEAEGDKLAITKKDTDGKTIFDKTHLDWAGSYVFGRMVAVDLGKAVPSLKKYVRPEAATLPPEGEKAMRIINGGPAMIVLVGDSTVATEGGWGPGFCAVMTKNITCIDDALNGRSTKSFRDEGAWKKALDHKGDYYLIQFGHNDEKTDEKRHTDPETTYAAQIRQYITEARAIGAVPVVLSPLARRTFKDGKPSNDDLRLYANAARRVAEEEDVTFIDLLSLSTAVLAKGTQADADTFNAVGHEDARAEQGKSGIDRTHLDDKGKAVFGRIVADNLVRTRVELGPDVIGVPAQAAAAVPTQAAPTDGK
- a CDS encoding RES family NAD+ phosphorylase, with the translated sequence MELWRISNYRSLNGEGGRRYAARWHSAGSPIVYLAASPPGALIEVLVHLELNENELPPSYKLLQISVPPKLRIPLLNVPRGERWKSNIALTRSLGDTWLKSRRSALARVPSAILPHTFNYLLNPLHPDSARITIVKSQTANFDPRLVSRPSSK
- the parS gene encoding type II RES/Xre toxin-antitoxin system antitoxin, with protein sequence MPLSLWHNVSMASAAKPVFSTPLLTTLHLNLASVESGVPVAAMSDFVATSGLPLKDIYEVVIPARTLKHRRARKESLSTDESDKLARLVRVFDHTVAVFEDPDLARTWLNKPKKRFDGRTPMDMLRTEVGARMVEEMLGQIDEGMFA
- the pgm gene encoding phosphoglucomutase (alpha-D-glucose-1,6-bisphosphate-dependent), coding for MSIDAPLNTPGHLSSPDKLVNLPRLVAAFYAGHPNPEDPAQRVSFGTSGHRGSSLTTSFNYAHIIAITQAICEFRAEQKTDGPLFLAKDTHALSEPAFIAALEVLSGNGVTVMIDKDLGYTPTPVLSHAILEYNGSGAKERADGIVITPSHNPPEDGGFKYNPPNGGPADTSATKWIENRANELIAAKLQGVHRLSFAKALAAETTHRHDFITAYVNDLANVIDFEALNGTGLKLAVDPLGGAGVDYWPRIAEQYKLPLEILNPYVDPTFRFMTLDWDGRIRMDCSSPNAMASMIANKDKFDVAWACDTDHDRHGIVTRSSGLLNPNHYLAVCIQYLCTHRPHWSAQVGIGKTLVSSSIIDRVAKGLNRPMLEVPVGFKWFVDGLLEGKLGFVGEESAGATFLRRDGTVWTTDKDGLILGLLAAEMTARTGKDPGQHYNELTAKYGSPVYQRIDAAATKEEKAKLSKLSPEQVTATTLAGEPITAILTEAPGNKASIGGLKVTTENGWFAARPSGTEDVYKIYAESFHGADHLKEIQAEAKALVSSAIA
- a CDS encoding S1/P1 nuclease, coding for MQKLSAFTRVAVATSLLSVLAAQPAWAWGRDGHMMINRLAAQYLPSDVPAFLRNGNALDTMEYLGPEPDRWKGRNEKELSDTQSPDHFFDYEEALYAATPCAEGTPNCIAGYSFPKERYDFLRALAAAQPKHPDVVLKENVGLQPWQVEEVWQRLKTDLREYRKLVAANKDTAPVQTVILFEAGWLGHYVGDGSQPLHTTIQYNGWTGPNPNGYTTDHKIHSLFESLYVSANIKPADVAPLVAATQPKPIDDEWTSYLNYLRHTNSFVEKTYQIEKTGGFTDAGTPEAKTFAEERLAAGAIELRDLIYSAWVHSADPVEEYHGPQ
- the pncB gene encoding nicotinate phosphoribosyltransferase yields the protein MNVNFAERAHNHNWKLDPIVRSLLDTDFYKLLMLQFIWKNFPAIPVTSEIYNRTLKVKLAERISAIALREQMEHVRGLRYRRSELVWLAGNTFYGVRQIFQPEFLDWLEHDFRLSDYEIHEHDGQLVIRFSGLWTEVTMWEVYSLAIVSEMKTRAALAELSELELDVLYARAKTRLWDKIEKLRAVEGLRLSDFGTRRRHSFLWQEYAVEALSSALGNRLSGTSNTALAYKHNLEAIGTNAHELPMAMAAMAARGSDQELRTSQYKVLELWQRSYGGELLIALPDTFGTTQFLEGAPDWVAKWTGERVDSKDPFIAGDEYISWLLKHGEDPRKKRLIASDGLDVDTIIRLHEYFNGRIRFSAGWGTLLTNDFRDCHPRGEDTFEPISLVCKVTSADGQPTVKLSDNASKATGPVEEIARYRRVFGSPVLAEEPVLV
- a CDS encoding transposase, which produces MNDFANIRTLQQAIIEFSNPDKCIEYVVSMRWPDGVVICPICGRNDVTWLLTQRKWQCKSKHAKRQFSAKVGTIFEDSPLGLDKWLMTAWMIVNCKNGVSSYEISRNIGVTQKSAWFMLQRLRLAMKSDDSGMRGDLVAP
- a CDS encoding IS1595 family transposase, encoding MPKNLHLGKRVGADKKVPVAGILDRTTRQVRAAVVPNVRMEVLCNRILDNIGKGSNVYTGGWMAYQNLGYAGFIHDTVNHVDEYVNGQVHTQGIENFWSLLKRTIKGTYVAVEPFHLERYVDEQVFRFNTSKSMNDGQRFKKVLSQVAGKRLTFAKVTGKVGENRF